aaggacaaacaaggcaagggtaATCTGCCCTAATGTCTCCTTATATGGCTCTGTGTCGAATACTGTTTGATAACATTTCCTGtgaccttgggatgttttgccacattaaagtgttatataaatgcaaatgttgTTGCTGAATTTCCTTGTATGACACCGATCTGATATCATAACAGAAATCTTAATCCATATATCAAATTAAGATTTGTCTGTTATTATCATTACCTGTAATTTCTTGCCTATGTTGCCCCTGAATCCTTTCAAAAATGATTTTTTGCTTAAACATTGAAACTCATCTTAAAACCTTGCAACTATTTTCTTTTTTGCGTCCTCCTCTGGCCTTTGCAATCTCTCATGTTCTTGTTGATCATTGATTTCACTCTTCATGCACATTCCCTATGGATCTGGACATTGTTGGCTTTCTCCCCAGTCACTGCATGGTTACTAAAGGATCTCCCACACATACAAATTAAAAATAGCTTTCAAAGTTACAAGGCACTCTTACCCAATTTACCCAGAAACAAGCCAATCCTCGACAGCagaacactgcactgtaatcatatCCTAAACACAGAAACGTTATATACTTTGTCAATTCAAAAGAACTAATACTCCTTCAATTCCACTTGCTATTTTCTTTCAAGATCTGGTAATTTCATATCAGTAATAACATAACTCAAATAAAATCAATTGGTGTATCCTTTTTCACTCAGACCAGTGGCTACAACTAAAAGAAATAAAACGCATGAAAACAGCCATGCATATTCCAGAAAATTCCTTTGAGGAAAAAAATGGGATTAAAAATATAATTTTAGTGGCTTAATACATATAAATAAGTTCTTCGAAGTCACATACCGAATAATCATGATGTGATTGTCTTGTGCACCATCAACCAATCTTAAAACTTTCTACCTCCAAATTCACACACAACCAACAGTGGAGGATTGGTCCTTATAGGTTCCAAACCTGCTCTACAACCAATCGGAATGATTCTTACAGCTTTCAGatctgtttgctaactgatttgatTGGTCAATACCAATAACCTATAGATTGAGCTAAATGTGAGCATGCTGACTTATGATTTAAATCATGGACTGCACACATGGACATGATGTGAATATTGGGCACAAGGCTCTTCTGAGATGGTTTGTTAAATATTTGGGGATCCTCAATTttataaatagaatcatagaatacaaaAGCCAGAAAGATATTTTAGACAGTCCCAgctgagtattgtgtccaatttacatgaaagctttgacaaaggtcgaggagagatttaccagaatggcagcTGACTGAAGGAatatggagagattggagaagctgaggttgttCTGCTTGGCAGGGAAGGCTcagatgagatttgaagaatttaatttttttaattctttcatgggatgtgggcattgttgataaggccaacatttgttgcccattcctaattacccttgaactgagtggcttgctggaccacttcagagggcagttaagaatcaaccacattgctgtggctctggagtcacgtgtaggccaaacCATGTAAGGAcaacagctttccttccctaaaggacattagtgaaccagatggcttttgatAGATCAGTTTTAGTAGATGcaggatgatagtttcatggttaccatgaCTAATACTAGCTTTGAAATTCCAGatttaactgaatttaaactgctaagatttgaacccatatccccacagcatcagcctgggcctttggatcaCCAGTCTGGTGATATTATTGCTATGTCACCATCTTCTCTCACATGCATGATTTAGTTAAAATAAGAAAAGAGCAAATGTTCCCAATGACTGATGGgctgagaatgagagggcacagatttaaggtggttGGCAAAATGAGCAGTTGTGGCCTAAGGAATGAGTGGTTaagatttggaatgcattgcctgaagggATGATGAAAGCGGATAGAATAGCTGccttcaaaatgaaattggataaataatggAAGGAGAAAAAttttagggatatggggaaaagagttggagagttttaaaaaattctttcatgggatgtgggtgtcactggctaggccagcatttattgcccatccctaactgtccttgaaaaggtggtggtgaacccatTGGATTGTGTTTCAAAAGAGgggcatagtagcacagtggttcgtactgctgcctcacagcgccaaggacctgggttcgattcctggcttgggtcactgtctgtgtggagtttgcatgttcttcctgtgtctgtataggtttcctccgggtgctccggtgtccccccacagtccaaagatttgcgagttaggtggattagccatgataaattgtccattaatgtcagggggaatggcagggtaaatatatggggttacaggaatagggcctgggtgggattgttgtcagtgcaggctcaatgggccaaatggccttctcctgtactgtagagattctatgagtctatgattctaagagctggcgcagatttgatgggccaataggcctccttctatgctgtagttCTCTATCATTTTCAGGCAGAATAGTTTTCAATTTTCCACCCAGATGCAGCACAATCCCGATGCGAATCAACGGCCCATTACAGAAAATGCCTGAGATTTAATCTCTGTGACTCTAAAATCAGACTCTTTCTATATAAAAGCTGGATGATCTGTAACTCCAGTATTGCGTTCAGGTCACAAGTTGACAACTATCCTCAAAGTTTCAAAGTAACATCTTGGGAATGATTGCTCACAGTTTTCAATGGTAATTTTGCTTTCATTACAAGTAACTTCTCACCTGAATTAAGATGTTCCAGCAAGCGCTATTATAAACTACACCATAGGCATAACAAAAGATATCCATTATAGTGCACATGCTTTACTAAAATAGACCTTGGTTCAAAGGGTTCACAAGAGGCACAGATAAGGAGAGTTTCTAATGTTAAGTTGTTTCAACTGCAAACGTCAAACTTTAAATGTAAtgtcattttttattcatttgcttATATGTGTGTACTGAATGTCCCAGCATCTAAATTTACTCTGTTAGTAATGATATAGTTAAATAATTGATTTGTTTATTTAGTACACCTCCCCCGTTCTGAAATGGTATCTTTGTTCAGCTTTTGAATTCCTGAGACTTAGAAATATGAGAGCAATGAGATCACTGTTTTAGTAGGTGCACAATAGCAGATGGGGTGAGCTAATGTCAACTTGATTGGTCGCCTGTTCCTCTGTGATCATCAATCGTCACATAAAAGGAGAGGTTTGCAACGTTCTTCAAGCAACTCCTCAGTAGTTGCAGCATAGTCCAGGATTAGGGTAAGAGCTACGATTGCTTGTGGTACCTCATCTGAGAGCTGACTACTGCACACAAATCGAGGGAAAGATGGCCACATTTATTCAAGTAAGTAGAAACCTATTTAGGGAGACAATAGTTAAATGTCAGTCTATCTTTGGTTTTCTATTTATGACCTAATGCTTTAGTCAACAATCTGCTTAATTTATTGTGTCAGAGAATAAAAACACAGGTTGTAAAATTTATCTTGGTAATGATATTCCAGCTGAGCTGCCATAAACATCTTATCTGCTTAGGTGCAATTTAAAATGTTCACTGCAAACATGATGTTATCCAGTTAACAAGGCTCTGGTGTTCATTATAACTTCTCTTTCTCCGACAATTTTTCTCCCTTTGCTTCATCCTCAGTAGGTCTTGGCCTCTAGTCCCTTGGCCATTTATTTGGGTTGAGATGGTGAATATTGGCAGGCTATTCAATATGGTAGCAGTGAGGATAGCATCACAGCGAAGCCTGTGCCTGCCCTCACCTGATGTCCGCAAGTGCTGTTTCTCACAGGGGTCAATGCCTCATTTACCCCTCCCTAAAGCCAGACACATTATACCCCATTGTGGTATACCTATGACTGCCCAGTACCAATAAACTAACACAACATTCCAAAATTGGAAGTTTAAAGTCTATTGGTTGAGGCAATGAGGGAGCACTATCTGAATTTTGCTCAGTCATATTTTTCAATTACTTAAAACAGCTAATTTTAGCAGAACTAAGCTTGTTTTTTCTAATGCAGATCAGAAAATAGACAGCAAGTTGGGTGAGCTAACCTCTTGATAACTTCCAAGAAATTAATCCTATTTTTAAATGAAGGGAAACCTATAAAGGTGATTTTCTGTAGCTGGTAACTCACTTTCCCATTTAAACAAAAAATGAACAGGGATACATGGCTTGAAAGGGTGCCAGAAGTAGCTTCATTAATAatcttcaaaagaaaattggttgGATACTTGAAAATAAAACTTTTGCAGGGTCATATGAGAGTAAAGAGCCACCatagatacaatgggccaaatggcctcattctgtactctaAGGTCTTATGATTCTCTGCTATTCCCTGTGATTTTGTTCATTGACATGTGCACCATTTGTCACCATCAGAAGATAAGCTGATATTTATCAGAATTGAAGAGGGCAAATGGTCTGTTTTAGAATTATATTAATTCTTGTCATTCTGCCATCGACATGGTAAGATTTAGTTTCTGTTCCTTCTGCATGCAACCGAAGTTAGGTTTTAATTTTTAATCATCTCCTGCTAGGCCAAGTGTCCTTTGATTTCAAGAGTTGGTCTGCCCAAGGCTGTGCCAGGAAAGGGCAAGCTTGACAATAAATTGGCGAGGATTCACTTTCCAATTTTCACTCATCCTTCATGAGTATGTTTTGCCTTTTCTCAGCTTGTGCAGTTCAGCTTGGCAACTCAACAACTCAGTGGGAGATACAAATGACCAACTTCGCTACTCTTAATCTACAAGCATAAATGGTGCTCCATAGCTTAGAACTTTTTGCACTTCTTAATTCAAGTGTGTATGATATTGACATATACATTTGCCACCGGGAAGTAATGTCTTTGCCAATAGCATTAAAACCTCACAGTTATTATCTGGCCAAGCTTTTCTCCATGTGTTATCTTGGGATAACATTGAAATATCTCTCAGTAACATTGATGTGAATGTTAATGTGTTTGCTTTGCAGTATGCCTCATGCTGCAACAACAGCAGAGCACTCCAGCTGCTGGGAATGGGGAGGAACAGCTGCCTCTCCATCTTCTCCTATCCTCCATACATCACATGCCCGCGTCAACCACTGCCTTATAAAGGGCCAGAAATAACGATGCGCCACATCAGTCAAGTGATTCGTTGCCTACGTCAATTGAGGGCTCGGGATGGGAGAGAGGTGCAGATCTCCAATGCTACCAGGTAATTGCCATCCGCCTTAGAGGCAGTGAAAGATCACTAACACACAGTAGAGAATAGACAGGAAGTTGGATGAGTTAAGCTCTTGGTAAAATACAAATATGGGCAACACCACAGTGAGTCAATGACACTAAATTCAATAACATATTGGCAGTTAGCCGAACCTTGCATTTAAAAAGTGCCTTTAACACATCTCAAGGTGTTTCAGAATAAGTGACAGAGGAGGTATCAAGAAAGGTGGATGAAAGCTTGGTttaagaggtaagttttaaagaAGGTGACGGAGGTGACGAGTTGGAGAAGTTTAGGGGAATAATTACAGAGCTTAGGGTGCAGACAGCTGAAAGAATGGacaccaatgatggagcaaagGAAATTGGGGATATCTAAGAGGCCCAAATTGCAAGAATGCAGAGTTCTGGTTGGGCTggaaggctggaggatgttacaggcagggagggcaccatggagggatttattcacaaggatgagaattttatatGAGGCATTGGTGCACCTGGAACTGATATATATTAAAAACCTGTATTTACAGAGGAAGTACAATATTGCAGAAGGCAATACCCACCTAGATACTGGAAAATCATGGACTGAACTGAAATACTCACGCAGCGCCAGTCCATGACATTGTTCATTACAGTGAAGAGATTGTGGAATTGATCTGAAACTGGTTTGAAATCATGTCCCTTTAATCGTAATGGAGATGTTCCAGGGTGCACTATTGTGCACTTAGTTATTCTAACATTGACAGTAACTCCTCCCATCAGTGTTAAATTAACAATCAGAAATCCCAGCCTAGGCACTCCAGGTAGTAATAAAACTGACGTTAGCTAAAAAGGTTGTATTTCCTTTAATAAAAAGCAGGCACGGGGGATATTTTGAATTAAATTCCAATACGTGTGGTATGGCTAGTTCTCCTACGGTTCAATGAGCAGAATGATCCCAGATTTAATATCTCGCCTATGCTGATTAGGTACTGGTTCCTGACTGCTGCAGTTGGCCTCAGTACCTCCACTGAAAGCTTAAACAGAGTTTCCATACCTGAGCACTGTCAGGAGATCAGAGGGGTCTCGGACTCAAGTTCCAAAGGTGcctcctccaccccaaccccttcaTTGAAAAGCTTTGCAATTCTCACTGGCAAAGCTCCCACATCTATAATGATTGATTGGGTGAGGTACTAATAGCCAGTATCCCCGGAACTTCCTCAGCATCACCTACGGAAGAAATAGAAGCAAATGTCAAAAGAGAAAATAACTGATATCAGATATAAGAGGATATTATTTAGAGTTGCTCTTGGGTTGAAGCAGCTAAATTGATCTGCTGGGAGATCATTAAACATTTACCTACAGTTCTCTCATTATTGAATATAGTTGAGCTCATCTTGAATGATGCTCTCTGGGATGTGTAGGAGTTTGCTCCCCCTGAGGTGTACACAGAAAcgtgaagcaggagtaggccattcggcccttccagtccgctccgccattcattttgatcatggctggtcatcaaattcaatatcctgattccccccctccccacatatcccttgatccatttatcCCCAAGAACTATATTTAACTTCTTCTTaagatcacacaacgttttggcctcagctacttcctgtggtactgaaatccacacattcaccactctcagaatgaagaaatttctcctcatttctcctcacctcagttctaaaaggtctacaccttatcctcaaactatgacccctagttctggacttccccaccattgggaacattctttctgaatctaccctgtccaatcctgttagaattttataagtttctatgagagcccctctcattcttctaaacttcaatgaatacaatcttaaccgatttagtttctcctcatatgacagacctgccatcctggGAATCAGCGTGGTAAATTTtcgctatactccctctatagcacgaACATCCTATcctaaggacatcaaaactgcacacaattctccagatgcggtctcaccaatgccctatacaattgcagtaaaacatctctactcctatactcaaatcctcttgctagggaggccaacataccattgccTTCTTTACTCCCTGCtctacctgcgcacttactttcagcaactgatgcatgaagacaccaaggtctcgctgagtatccacctctctcaacttacaCCCATTCTATATCTGATTGAAAGCAAGGCACTGAATGGAACCATTGAAAGAAGCACCCAGgagatctcctgactccccagagagtCAAATTCACCAAATGTGCTCAATTACTCTTGCTCAGCTGATGGGAAAGAGAATTAGAATGTATGGGTGTTCTTCCCAATTTAATGGAAAATGAGGCAGAATGCAGGATAAAACAGAGGCTTTTGAAAACTTGTAGCTAGTACATAGTTAACCTTCTCATGTTGTTTTGTCTTTACCAGGAAGTTAGAAAAGCATAGCAAAGGACcattattttcattttaaatggAAGGATGCTGTAcagagaaactaggagcaggttaagccatttggccctataTCTAATGTGGTATAGTAGTgatatcatagagtccctacagtgcagaaagaggccattcggcccattgcatctgcactgcccacaatcccacccaggctctatccccgtaaccccatatatttaccctgctaatccccctgacactagggtcaattcagcatggccaatcaacctaacccgcacatctttggactgtgggaggaaacctgagcgcccggaggaaacccacacagacacagggagaatgtgcaaactccacaccgacagtgacccgaggccggaattgaacccgggtctctggcgctgtgaggcatcagagctaaccactatgccactgtgctgcccctattaTGCTATATATGCTATTCATTGAagaacatatgaacatacgaattaggagcaggagtaggccactcagcccctcgagctgctctgccattcagtaagatcatggctgatctgattgtagtttcaaccccatattcctgcctacccggataacctttcaccccctggtTAATCAAGGATTTATtttgctctgccttaaaaatattcaaagattctgcttccactgccttttgaggaagagtgtcaagaccctctgagagaaaacatttctcctaatctttgtcttaaatgagccaccccttatttttaaacagtgacctgtagttctagattctccatttataaatacccatttatgccagcTCTGTTTCCTGCCAGTTGGCCAATCTTCAATTGATCCCAATATGTtagcccctacaccatgagcttttgttttacttaataacctttgatgtgacactttatcaaatgccttctggaaatctaagtgcagtacctccactggttcccctttatccacagcacatgtgactccttcagcTTGGGTTTGATGTTAAAAGTGGCAATGAATGCTCACTTTCATAGTTATTATTGGGAACTTTACGTGGAGGAGAATCCTCATGAAGGTGATAGGTGTTTTAAAAAAGTGGACTTCAGAACAGAAGGTTCCTTCACAAACCAATCATCCACAATATAATGAAATGTGAGAAATATATGTTCAACAATCTTTCTGAGGAAGCAGCGTGTGACAGATTTTCTGGTGTGTTTTTGTCTTCCAGATCTTCCATTGAGAGTTCACAAGCTGCCCCGAGCCATTCTGTCCGAAGTAAGGACAAACGATACGTCTCCTGTTTCAGAAAACGCCGCAACATCAAACAGGTTGGATGAAACACGGAGGCAGGCAACTCTCCAGTCAGACCTC
The nucleotide sequence above comes from Mustelus asterias chromosome 4, sMusAst1.hap1.1, whole genome shotgun sequence. Encoded proteins:
- the LOC144492289 gene encoding uncharacterized protein LOC144492289; its protein translation is MATFIQYASCCNNSRALQLLGMGRNSCLSIFSYPPYITCPRQPLPYKGPEITMRHISQVIRCLRQLRARDGREVQISNATRSSIESSQAAPSHSVRSKDKRYVSCFRKRRNIKQVG